The sequence below is a genomic window from Candidatus Limnocylindrales bacterium.
GCCCTCCCGCCCCTACACAGGAGAGGGGGATAGGGGGTGAGGGGAGAGTTGAGACCCAGGCCAGCACCCTTTCCTGGGTCGGGAAGGGGGTAAAGGGGTTGGTGAGAAAAAACCCACCCTTGAAAGCCTCTGAGGGAGGGGTGGAGGAAATCCTTTATACTACCTTCCCATACGGACCTGGTATAGAATAAACTTTGTCTCCTCTGGAGTCGAATCCCTATCCTTAACCTGCTGCCCTGGTTACCTGAATGATGGCTTCTTCAGCGGCAGCAATTTGGGCACCTTGAATTTCGTCTACCTGCCTTAACAGATAAATACCTATCAAGAAGAAAACCGAGATGGAAATGACACTTACCCGGGGGTTGTGGGTTAATTCCCCAACGATACTATAGAGTAAAGGTCCTAAAATCCCGGCAAATTTCTCACTCAAACTGTACAGTCCAAAAAACTCTCCGGATTTGGCACGCGGAGACAGACGGGTGTAGATGGTTCGACTAAGGGCCTGAATACCACCCTGCAAGGTACCTACCAGCCAGCCCAGCATAAAGAATTCGGCCGGGTTGTGAAGAAAAAACCCCCAAACCGGGATAAGGATATAGAGGGTCAGTCCCAGGATAACAGCTCGTTTTGTATCCAGTTGGTGGGTAAAGCCTGCCAGTAGATGGCGCCCGACCAAAACAGAAAATAATGCCCCCAGGGCTTGATTACCTATCATGAGTGCAAAGGTGAAAGGAAGGGAGACAGGATCTTTTCTATTTACATAAATGCCCATGAGGGGGAAGGTAATACCTGTCCAAATCAGCATTGAAACGAAAGTACTCCTCCATTTACTGGCTGGATCGGGAATGCGCCCATACATCAGCGCATAGGGAAAGGCCACAAATTGCGTAAGTAGTAGGGTACTAATAAGAATGGTGGTGTCAAGTCCCAGGGCTGCACCATACGCGGTTGCTAAGAGGATAATCGCACCAATCCCTTCCATATAGAACCAGAATGCGATCAGCATCTTGAATAGCTCACGATAATGTCGGATGTCCCGCAAAGTATGGGAGAGCCGAATCAGGGTATCGTGGAAAGGATAACCCTTATTACTGGAGATTAAAGGTGTAGCCGGCGGCTCAGGTACCCCGCGCAGGATGGGAATCATAAATATCATCCACCAAATACCTACCGATAGAAATGCCAGACGTATGGCTAATCCCTGGCTGATTCCCCAATGATCTGAAAACAAGAAAAGCACCGTGCAGAGGGCCAGGGATGTACCACCACCCATATACCCCATGGCATATCCCAAACTAGAGGCTCGATTCATGTCAT
It includes:
- a CDS encoding MFS transporter, which gives rise to MSIPDRSNLQLDSFYRWRVLAWSWYDWADHAYITTIASTFFPPYFVTIAAPAFMVTDPTVKEETAKAIARSTASNLYAFTVSVSLLVAALLAPLAGTYADITGQRKRLLIIITLVGGVLASAMFTITANLWYLGLILYFTTQVALNIALGLNSSLLPHIAHPDDMNRASSLGYAMGYMGGGTSLALCTVLFLFSDHWGISQGLAIRLAFLSVGIWWMIFMIPILRGVPEPPATPLISSNKGYPFHDTLIRLSHTLRDIRHYRELFKMLIAFWFYMEGIGAIILLATAYGAALGLDTTILISTLLLTQFVAFPYALMYGRIPDPASKWRSTFVSMLIWTGITFPLMGIYVNRKDPVSLPFTFALMIGNQALGALFSVLVGRHLLAGFTHQLDTKRAVILGLTLYILIPVWGFFLHNPAEFFMLGWLVGTLQGGIQALSRTIYTRLSPRAKSGEFFGLYSLSEKFAGILGPLLYSIVGELTHNPRVSVISISVFFLIGIYLLRQVDEIQGAQIAAAEEAIIQVTRAAG